From a single Clostridium isatidis genomic region:
- a CDS encoding triple tyrosine motif-containing protein produces the protein MSELLISFDKESPSLIDEKIKIKAITEDKASLEYKFLEGTPGEGNLVWKPIQDFSNKNECEWKPIKPGEYMIMVQTKDKKSNTLKNAKARYKIKTSKEEISSIKENKDKLITKIITEKDSLILGEKINIEVIGKEGEELLYRYLIMGSHDWEIIKDYSTENKLTYTTIENGTIEILVECKRLASEENVEDFERVTFKVMNQPKIEIESFECLSENILVDEELIFKVGVNCDKTRTILYKFIKIDSNGRAACIQDYSTNNIISFSEGTKGEYKLLCYVKDLFSNKRFDDRAYIMYKVKPYNEIRIRKFSSDLNDPQVVGTKINFRASVNGGKEVLYRYIVEGPVAEDTGYIRSKLFTWEPKAEGEYKIILKVKDISFEANGEKDYEDIKEIFFKIEKKAEKPVRIVDIITSKANGYIKNEPINIKIKAEGGTELKYSFIVYKDGVEKERTDYGLTNWINFTPEESGEYELEVRVLDKYSDKEFDVHNFIYFKVRDYQLAEIDYVLLSQKEIYLVGDTIDIETIVQNTKNVLLRYVTKINGHEVEDTGFLKNKRFKVKPKAPGKYTFEIYAKNVLCTEEYDVKKEVSVYVHDAIPVTNTKINIKEKEIKVNQEITFEVTSEGGRDVCYEFYIMEKGTWVRVQSYSKKSYYTFLPFSTGKYRILVLSKSYYKKVNYEDYTSLEFEVKP, from the coding sequence ATGAGTGAATTATTGATAAGCTTTGATAAAGAAAGTCCATCATTAATTGATGAAAAAATAAAAATAAAAGCAATTACTGAGGATAAAGCTTCTTTAGAGTATAAATTTTTAGAGGGCACACCAGGAGAGGGGAATTTAGTCTGGAAGCCTATCCAAGATTTCTCTAATAAAAATGAATGTGAATGGAAGCCTATAAAACCAGGCGAATATATGATAATGGTACAAACTAAGGACAAAAAATCAAATACATTAAAAAATGCTAAGGCACGCTATAAGATAAAAACTTCTAAAGAGGAAATTTCCAGTATCAAAGAAAATAAAGATAAATTAATAACAAAAATAATTACAGAGAAGGATAGCTTAATATTAGGAGAAAAAATTAATATAGAAGTTATAGGAAAGGAAGGGGAAGAACTTCTATATAGATATTTAATAATGGGCAGCCATGATTGGGAAATTATTAAAGATTACAGTACTGAAAATAAGTTAACTTATACTACTATAGAAAATGGCACTATAGAAATACTAGTTGAATGCAAAAGGTTAGCCTCTGAAGAAAATGTTGAGGACTTTGAAAGGGTAACCTTTAAAGTTATGAATCAGCCAAAGATTGAAATTGAATCTTTTGAATGTCTATCTGAAAATATATTAGTAGATGAAGAACTTATTTTTAAAGTCGGGGTAAACTGTGATAAAACAAGAACAATATTATATAAGTTTATAAAAATAGACAGTAATGGAAGAGCTGCCTGCATTCAAGATTATTCAACCAATAATATTATAAGCTTTTCTGAAGGTACAAAAGGAGAATATAAGCTTCTGTGCTATGTAAAGGACCTTTTTTCTAATAAAAGGTTTGATGACAGAGCTTATATAATGTATAAAGTAAAGCCTTATAATGAAATAAGAATAAGAAAGTTTAGTTCTGATTTAAATGATCCTCAAGTAGTTGGAACTAAAATTAATTTTAGAGCTTCAGTTAATGGAGGAAAAGAGGTTTTATACAGATATATAGTTGAAGGTCCGGTAGCTGAAGATACAGGATATATAAGATCAAAGCTATTTACTTGGGAACCAAAGGCTGAAGGAGAATATAAGATAATATTAAAGGTTAAAGATATTTCCTTTGAAGCTAATGGAGAAAAGGATTATGAAGATATTAAGGAAATATTCTTTAAAATAGAGAAAAAAGCAGAAAAGCCGGTAAGAATAGTTGATATTATAACAAGCAAAGCTAATGGTTATATAAAAAATGAGCCGATTAATATTAAGATAAAAGCAGAAGGCGGAACAGAACTTAAATATTCTTTTATAGTTTATAAAGATGGAGTTGAAAAAGAAAGAACAGATTATGGTTTAACTAACTGGATTAACTTTACCCCAGAAGAAAGTGGAGAATACGAGCTTGAAGTAAGAGTTTTAGATAAATATTCAGATAAGGAGTTTGATGTTCATAACTTTATATATTTTAAAGTAAGGGATTATCAGCTTGCAGAAATAGATTATGTTCTATTATCTCAAAAGGAAATATACCTAGTAGGAGACACAATTGATATTGAGACAATTGTTCAAAATACAAAAAATGTTTTACTGAGATATGTAACTAAAATTAATGGACATGAAGTTGAAGATACAGGATTTCTTAAAAATAAAAGATTTAAAGTAAAACCAAAGGCGCCAGGTAAATATACTTTTGAAATTTATGCTAAAAATGTATTATGCACAGAAGAATATGATGTAAAAAAGGAAGTATCAGTTTATGTTCATGATGCGATTCCAGTTACAAATACAAAAATTAATATAAAGGAAAAAGAAATTAAGGTTAACCAGGAAATTACCTTTGAAGTTACAAGTGAGGGCGGAAGAGATGTCTGCTATGAATTTTATATTATGGAAAAGGGAACTTGGGTTAGAGTTCAAAGTTATAGCAAGAAAAGTTATTATACCTTCCTTCCATTTTCAACAGGAAAATATAGAATTCTAGTTTTAAGTAAAAGCTATTATAAAAAGGTAAACTATGAAGATTATACTAGCTTAGAATTTGAAGTTAAGCCTTAA
- a CDS encoding lytic transglycosylase domain-containing protein, translated as MKIPSVEKYLGSVMTNNVLKEALGDGYEFELVYESLINNDNYQDIFTETEAEQTYIPVSSGQNLEDIPLRYRQAPIVTGELNLDDINKISASTDIKIESTASEASYINEGSYNMETIYKAVDKYASKYGVDRSLILAIIKQESNFNPNATSYAGAKGLMQLMDFNSEAYGLTNPYDIEQNIEAGVKHIKSYLNMYNGNLEMALMAYNGGPGTMERRGVKSSRDLYKMPEETQNYVPKVLAYYNEYKNS; from the coding sequence GTGAAAATTCCAAGTGTAGAAAAATACCTAGGAAGCGTAATGACTAATAATGTACTAAAAGAAGCTTTGGGAGATGGATATGAATTTGAATTAGTTTATGAATCTCTTATAAACAATGATAATTATCAAGATATATTTACTGAGACTGAAGCTGAACAAACTTATATTCCAGTATCTTCAGGTCAAAATTTAGAAGACATTCCTTTGAGATATAGACAAGCTCCAATAGTTACAGGAGAATTAAATTTAGATGATATAAATAAGATAAGTGCTTCGACAGATATAAAGATAGAAAGTACTGCAAGTGAAGCAAGCTATATAAATGAAGGATCCTATAATATGGAGACTATTTATAAGGCTGTTGATAAGTATGCTTCAAAGTATGGAGTAGATAGAAGTTTAATTCTTGCAATTATTAAACAAGAATCGAACTTTAACCCAAATGCAACTTCCTATGCAGGGGCTAAGGGACTTATGCAGCTTATGGATTTTAATTCAGAGGCTTATGGTTTAACAAATCCTTATGACATAGAACAAAATATAGAAGCTGGAGTTAAACATATAAAAAGTTATTTAAATATGTATAATGGAAATTTAGAAATGGCATTAATGGCCTATAACGGCGGTCCAGGAACAATGGAAAGAAGAGGAGTAAAAAGCTCAAGGGACTTATATAAAATGCCGGAAGAAACTCAAAATTATGTGCCAAAGGTACTGGCTTATTATAATGAATATAAGAACAGTTAG
- a CDS encoding pseudouridine synthase encodes MERLDKILSNLGYGTRKEIKQVVRKGFVEVNGEIVKDSGMQVDPEEDKISINGEEIYYRKYIYLMMNKPVGVVSATFDNKDETVIDLLEIDHQVFNPFPVGRLDKDTVGLLFLTNDGELNHRLISPKWKVDKVYYAKINARVTDKDVKRFKEGITLDDGYVCKEAILEILSTSDEESEVKITIQEGKFHQVKRMFEAVNKKVTYLKRIEFGTIKLDEDLEEGEYRELTEEEIAILKGF; translated from the coding sequence ATGGAACGTTTAGATAAGATATTATCAAATTTAGGCTATGGTACAAGAAAAGAAATAAAGCAGGTAGTTAGAAAGGGATTTGTTGAAGTAAATGGAGAAATAGTTAAGGATAGCGGAATGCAGGTTGATCCAGAAGAAGATAAAATAAGTATAAACGGAGAAGAAATCTACTATAGAAAATATATATATTTAATGATGAATAAGCCGGTAGGTGTCGTTTCAGCAACTTTTGATAATAAAGATGAAACTGTTATAGATTTGTTAGAAATTGATCATCAAGTTTTTAATCCATTTCCAGTTGGAAGATTAGATAAGGATACAGTTGGCTTGCTATTTTTAACTAATGATGGAGAATTAAATCATAGATTGATTTCACCAAAATGGAAGGTAGATAAGGTTTATTATGCAAAAATAAATGCTAGAGTTACAGATAAAGATGTAAAGAGATTTAAAGAAGGTATTACTTTAGATGATGGATATGTTTGTAAGGAAGCCATCCTTGAAATATTAAGTACTTCCGATGAAGAATCAGAGGTTAAAATAACAATTCAGGAAGGAAAGTTCCATCAAGTAAAAAGAATGTTTGAAGCTGTTAATAAAAAGGTTACATATTTAAAAAGAATTGAATTTGGTACTATAAAATTAGATGAGGATTTAGAAGAAGGAGAATATAGAGAATTAACAGAAGAAGAAATTGCAATTTTGAAGGGATTTTAA